From the Lolium rigidum isolate FL_2022 chromosome 2, APGP_CSIRO_Lrig_0.1, whole genome shotgun sequence genome, one window contains:
- the LOC124689298 gene encoding putative F-box/FBD/LRR-repeat protein At1g78760 produces MEKVAAASAPASDDDLISHLPDAILGTIISLLPTKDGGRTQVLSRRWRPLWRSAPLNLDILTWIPHVPISVLASAISQILSQHPGPTRRFSFPCRHLGFSAEVESWFHSWFHSRALANLQELNIIYTDGVLPPFVLCSASTLLIAKISYCHFPHEIVSPMNFPLLKNLSLFNVSISEEVFYLLISSCHALEGLFIKGVKSTGCLRVSSPTLRSIGASSSSHKMEELVIEDAPCLERILLPYHLDRLTIRVVRAPKLEILGPYSLIQIFQGMSLVSSENSIHTLKVLALKSSGRELQTVLNFLRGFPCLERLYVIFHKHHGMDKKDEPQYDPLHPIECLETHLKKVVFKSFVGNDKQIDFARFFVLNAKLLQVENRAAQDARIEFKYTPDPEHYGRTNLDKHIHDLSVADPFRQWLTR; encoded by the exons ATGGAGAAGGTCGCTGCAGCGTCGGCACCAGCGTCCGATGACGATCTCATCAGCCACCTCCCCGACGCCATCCTCGGCACCATCATCTCCCTCCTCCCAACAAAGGATGGTGGCCGCACGCAGGTACTCTCTCGCCGATGGCGCCCCCTCTGGCGGTCCGCGCCTCTCAACCTTGACATCCTCACCTGGATCCCACATGTCCCCATCTCCGTCCTCGCCTCCGCCATCTCCCAAATACTATCCCAGCACCCTGGCCCCACCCGGCGATTCTCCTTCCCCTGCCGCCACCTCGGGTTCTCTGCTGAGGTGGAGAGCTGGTTCCACTCCTGGTTCCACTCCAGAGCACTAGCCAATCTCCAGGAGCTCAATATCATCTACACCGATGGAGTACTGCCACCATTCGTGCTGTGCTCTGCATCCACCCTCCTCATTGCCAAAATCAGCTATTGTCATTTCCCCCATGAGATCGTGTCACCTATGAATTTCCCCCTCCTCAAGAATCTCTCATTGTTTAACGTTTCCATCTCGGAGGAAGTCTTCTATTTACTGATCTCTAGCTGCCATGCCTTGGAGGGTTTATTCATAAAAGGAGTTAAGTCTACGGGTTGCCTCCGTGTTAGCTCGCCGACTCTTAGGAGCATAGGTGCCTCCAGCAGCTCACATAAGATGGAAGAATTGGTCATTGAGGATGCTCCTTGCCTTGAAAGGATACTATTGCCTTACCACTTGGATCGTTTGACTATCCGGGTAGTTAGAGCACCTAAGCTCGAGATATTGGGCCCTTACTCACTGATACAGATCTTCCAG GGAATGAGCCTAGTCAGCTCGGAAAACTCAATACACACCTTGAAGGTTCTGGCTCTCAAATCTTCTGGCCGTGAATTGCAAACGGTTCTTAACTTCCTCAGGGGGTTCCCCTGTTTGGAACGGCTCTACGTCATT TTTCACAAGCACCATGGGATGGATAAGAAAGATGAGCCTCAGTATGACCCACTGCATCCAATTGAATGCCTTGAGACCCATCTGAAAAAAGTGGTGTTTAAGTCATTCGTAGGCAATGATAAACAAATTGATTTTGCGAGGTTCTTTGTTTTGAATGCAAAA CTGCTACAAGTGGAAAATAGAGCTGCTCAGGATGCTCGGATTGAATTCAAGTATACTCCGGACCCTGAGCATTACGGTCGTACTAATCTCGACAAGCATATCCATGATTTGTCAGTGGCCGACCCCTTCAGACAGTGGTTGACGCGTTGA